The Xanthomonas rydalmerensis genomic interval GCGCAGCAGCGCCGAGCCGGCGCGAAGCCGGCCGACGCGGATCTGCTTGCCGTCCAGGGTGTGGCCGAGGCTGCGCAGGCTCGCCACTTCCACGGCCAGTTGCGCCGGGTCCTCGGCGGCGACCAGCGCTTCCTCGCTCGGCGCGGCCTGCCCGCCGCTGCGGCCGAGCGCATACAGCTCGCTGCGCAGGCGCCGCATCAGCTCGGCTTCGGGCAGGTCCTGCGGCAGCGCGCGGGCGCGGCCCAGGCTGAGCGCGATGCGGCGCTCGCGACGGGCGAACATCTCCCGCGCCAGCAACGCAGTCCCGGCCGGCTTGAACAGCGCCGAGGCGCCATAGAACAGCGCAGAGTTGCGCGCATGGATGCGCACCGGCAACACCGGCGCGGCACTACGCAGGGCGAAGCGCAGGAAGCCGCGGCGCCAGCGGCCGTCGGCGACGCCGCCCCAGCCCAGCCGCGAGACTTCACCTGCCGGGAACACGATCACACATTGCTCCTGCGCCAGCGCCTGCTCGATCGCCCGCACGCTGGCCGGCGACGGCGCACCGCCGAGGATGCGTACCGGCAGCAGCAGGTCGCGCAGCCCTTCCAGCGCCCACAGGAAATCGTTGGCGACGATCTTCACGTCGCGCCGCACCTGGCCGACACAGTCCAGCAGCGCCAGCGCATCCAGCGCGCCGGAGGGGTGGTTGGCGACGATCAGTAGGCGCCCGCGCGCCGGGATGCACTCGGCGGCGGTCGGCCCGACCACGTAGCGGGCCTGCAGGAAATCCAGTCCGGCCTGGACCAGGGCGAACCCGCGCAGGTCGCGGTTGGCCTCCAGGAACGCGTCCAGCGCGTCCAGTCCCGACCATTTCTGCAGGCCGCGCAGCAATGGCCGGACCAGCCGCGAGCGGCGTCCGGCAAACCAATGCGGGTAGCGGTCCTGAAGACGGCGTTCGAGTGCGAGCACGGCAAGCCCCCTTGCTGACTGCGCACAGCTTCGGCCGCGGCGGCGACACCGATCTTGCAATCTGGCTACGGCAAGGTGACGGACGCACCGTGGCGCGCCAACCGGTTAACCTTGGGCAACGTCGGCCCCGGGCACCATGCACGCCGCCCGGCGCCCGTGTATCATTCGCCTCCATCTTTTCATCCGAATACAAGGATATAGCCGCGATGTCCAGCTATCTCTTCACCTCCGAGTCGGTCTCCGAAGGCCACCCGGACAAGATCGCCGATCAGATCTCCGATGCGGTGCTCGACGCGATCCTGACCCAGGACAAGCGCGCGCGCGTGGCCTGCGAAACGCTGGTCAAGACCGGCGTGGCGATCGTCGCCGGCGAAATCACCACCAGCGCCTGGATCGACCTGGAAGCGCTGACCCGCAAGGTGATCCTGGACATCGGCTACAACAGCTCCGACGTCGGCTTCGACGGCGAGACCTGCGGCGTGCTCAACCTGATCGGCAAGCAGTCGCCGGACATTAACCAGGGCGTGGACCGCAAGAAGCCGGAAGAACAGGGCGCCGGCGACCAGGGCCTGATGTTCGGCTACGCCACCCGCGAGACCGACAGCTTCATGCCGGCCGCCATCCACCTGTCGCACCGCCTGGTCGAACAGCAGGCCAAGGTGCGCAAGAAGAAGAACTCGCCGCTGGCGTGGCTGCGCCCGGACGCCAAGAGCCAGGTCACCCTGCGCTACGAAGACGGCGTGGCGACCGCCATCGACGCGGTGGTGCTGTCCACCCAGCACGACCCGGACATCAAGCAGAAGCACCTGGTCGAAGCCGTGCGCGAGGAAATCCTCAAGCCGGTGCTGCCGGCCAAGTGGCTGCACAAGGGCACCAAGTTCCACATCAACCCGACCGGCAAGTTCGTCATCGGCGGGCCGGTGGGCGACTGCGGCCTGACCGGGCGCAAGATCATCGTCGACACCTACGGCGGCTGGGCGCGCCACGGCGGCGGCGCGTTCTCCGGCAAGGATCCGTCCAAGGTCGACCGCTCGGCCGCCTACGCCGCGCGTTACGTCGCCAAGAACGTGGTCGCCGCCGGGCTGGCCGACCGTTGCGAAGTGCAGGTCTCCTACGCCATCGGCGTGGCCGAGCCGACCTCGATCTCGGTCACCACCTTCGGCACCGGCAAGATCGCCGACGACAAGATCGAGAAGCTGATCCGCAAGCATTTCGACCTGCGTCCGTTCGGCATCATCCAGATGCTCGACCTGATCCACCCGATGTACCAGCAGACCGCCTCGTACGGCCATTTCGGCCGTACCCCGAAGGCCTTCACCTACACCGACGGCACCGGCGCCCAGCACCAGGCCACCGCGTTCTCGTGGGAGAAGACCGACCGCGCCGAGGCACTGCGCGCGGACGCCAAGCTGAAGTAAGCCGGCCAGCCGCGCTTGCGACGAAGAACGGGCCGCACTGCGGCCCGTTCTTCATTTGGGGTGATGGGTGGTGCTGAACCGTCGACACAGACGCTGTCGCGGATGCGTCGTCGTAGGCCACCGCCTCCGTGACTGGGCGTCACGACGAACGCCTGTCGCGGCTGAAGCCGCTCCTACAGGATCAGCAGCGCATCGCGGTCGCCGCGAGCAAAGGACACGGCATCGCAATGCCGGGCAACGCGTCATCCATTCACGCGTCAGCATGCCGTCCGTCGTAGGAGCGGCTTCAGCCGCGACGGGCATTCCTGGGAAGGCCTGTCGCGGCTGAAGCCGCTCCTACGACGAGCAGACGAGCAGAAGAACTTCGTGCCTGCTCAGCCGCGCCGCTGCAGCGCGGCCTGCAGCAACGACTGGAACTTCGGCAGCGGACACAGCCCGGTCGCGGAGTCGCTGCAACCGGGTATCTGCAGGGTCTGCAGCAGCGGCGGATGGCGCAGGCTCAGCGGGGTCAGTGCGCGCAGCTGGTCCAGCGACTGCGCCTGGTAGCGCACGCGCACGTAGCGCTGGCCGTTGCGTGCGTCGCGCACCTGCTCCACCACCAACGCGCCGCCCGGGGGCGCGTCGTCGCGGCCGAAGCCGGGCAGATGGAAGTGCAGGTCGAGCAGGCCGCTGAGCGCGGCGATGTGGGTGTCGCTGGCGACCAGCACGCTCAGCCGCGGCGCATCGGCCGTGCCCAGCGTGTCCAGCAGGCGGTGCGCCAGCGGCGCGCCCGCGCGCGCGGCCATGTACTGCGGCCGCGCATAGATCTCGAACAGCAAGGCATGCAGGCGCGACACCGCAGCGATGCGCGCCGGGGTCGCGCGGCCCCAGCCAACCTGGTCCAGCGGCATGCCTTCCGCGTATTGCAGGATGAACACCTCGGCCGTGCCCGAGGTCAGGTCCAGCGGTCCGTGCAGGGCCAGGCTGCGTCCGTTCCCGCCCGGGGTCAGCGACGACGGCATGTGCACGAAGTCGCAGGTGTCGGTACAGCCAAGGATCTGCTGCATGGTCCGCAGTTCGCGTGCATACGGTGCCAGCACCGCGCCCGGCCCACCGGTCTGCCGCTGGATCGAGGCCACCGCGGCGGCGGCATCGAACTCCACCGCGCCGGCTTCCACCGGGCGGAACAGCGGGTCGTCGCTGCCCTCGGCCTGGTGGCCGGCCTGCAGATGGCAGCCGGGCGCGAGGGTGTCGGCGAGCAACTCGGCACTGACGATGGTGCGCTGGTCGGTGTTGGCATAGATGCTGACCGCCCCGTCGGCGGGGCAGCCCTGGGCCGGCAGCACGCCATCGCGCAGCAACCATTGCCGGGTGTAGTCGCCGCTGCGCTCCACCGCGGTGCGGCCGTGCGCGGTGAGCAGGCTCGGCGGCGTGTCCCACACCGGCCAGGGCTGCGGCGCCAGCGCGGCAGCCGCGGCCTCGCCCGGCAGCGGTGCGCGTACGCCATGGCGGAACAGCATCCACACCTTTTCCACCTGCAGCGCGGGCACGGGCACGGTCTTCGGCGCCGGCCGCGCCTGCGCGCCCAACGTCGCCACCACCAGCGCGACCCACAACATCCAGCACAAGCCTGTCTTCATCGTCGTTCCCAAGATGGAAAATCTCATGGCGCGGTCGCGCCGCAGTCAGCGGTGATCCGGTCGCAGCGCAGGCCCGTGGCGATACCGAGCCAGTAGTGCAGTTGCTGCGGATCCGGCGCGCCGGCGTAGTAATCGGTACTGATCCACTGCGCGCCGGCATCCAGCGCCGCCTGCGCACGGCGCCGGTCGTGCGCACGTGCTTCGCGGCCTTCGGCATCGGCGCGGGTGCGCACCACGAAGCCCTGCGCGACCAGCGCGCGGATCCGCGCCGCCTCGGCCAGCGGATCCTCGATCGACAGCACCGCCGCCTCCGGCTGGTCCGGCGCATACCAACCGAACATCATGCGGCCACGCAGCGATGGATGCTCCTGTCGATACAGCGCCTCGTGCCGCGGATTGCCGTCGAGCACGAACAGCATGCGGCCACGCGCCTGTGCCACGCGCGGCCAGGCATGCGCCAGCACCGCGTCGCGCAGGCTCGGCGCGGCGCCGCGCACATCGTCGGGCACGATCAGGCGTGCGCGCCCGACCACCTCGATGATGTCGCGGTCCAGCGCGTCCAGATCGTTGGCATCGAAGGCGGCACGGTGCGGCCACAGGCCCGGCACCGGATCGAAATCCACCGCGTTGACCAGCACCACCAGCGGCGCATGCCGCGGGTGCGCGCGCGACCAGGCGGCGAGAATCGCCAGGCAGTCGCGGAAGCGCAGGCAATGGCTGGCGTAGTCCAGGCCCGGCTGGTGCAGGACCTTGGCGCCTGGCGCATGCATCCTGGCGCGGGTCGCCGCATCGGCACGCGCATACGGCGCGGCATACAGGCCGCCGTGCGGGTCGGCGGCCACGTCGAGTTCGAGTTGCCGCAGCCCCAGCGCGAGCTGGGCCTGCAGCGAAGGATGGCCATAGGCCAGTGCCGGCCATTCGGCGGCGTCGTGCGCCTGCAGGCGCTGCCGCACCTGCGCGGTCGGCACTGGCCGATAGCTGTTGTGCGAGCCGAGCAGTTGCACCTGGTCCAGGCGCAAGCCGTCGATCGGCACTGTCGCCGGTGCCGCTGCCGCGCTGACCGCTCCCGGCAGGCCAATCAGCGCCAGCCAGACGAGCAGCAGCGCGCTGCACACAACGCCCCACCCGCCGCGCGGCACAAGGCCGTGCGGCGGGTGGGGACGTCCAGCGTGCGCAAGCGCCCGGTTCAGAACGTGTACTTCACGTTCAGCAGTGCGGTGCGGCCGGCATCGACGATGTCGGAGATCGCGGTGCTGTTGCGGCCCACGTGCGCCCAGTAGCTCAGGCGATTGGTGAGGTTGGCCACCGACAGGTCGGCACGCAGGTGCTCGTTGAAGGTGTAGCCGACATGCAGGTCCACGCGGGTGATCGGCTTGACCCACAGGTCGTCCCAGGTCGCGCCGCGGTTGTAGTAGTCGTACACCGAGACGTATTCGCCGGAGTAGTGGTAGGCCAGGTTCACCGACAGCGGACCCTTCTCGTAGAACAGTTCGGCGTTGGCCATCAGGTCCGGCGCGTTCTGGATGCGCTCGTCGTGGAAGCCGTCCATGCCCAGGTCCACGCGGGTGGTCTGGCGAGTGAGGTTGGCGCCGATGCCGAAGCCGTCCAGCGGAGCCGGCATGCCCTGCAGGGTCTGCCGCACCGCGGCTTCGAAGCCCAGCACCTTGCCGTCGCCGCCGTTCTGCGGACGCACGTAGCGCACGTTGCCGGCACCGGCGCTGCTGCCGGCGTTGGCCGGATCCGAGCCGCTCTCGTAGATGTAGTCGGTCAGGCGCTTGTAGTAGCCGGCCAGCATGGCGTGGCCGCCATGGCCGTTGTCCCACTCGCCGGACAGGTCCACGTTGAGCGACTTGATCGGCTTCAGGTCCGGGTTGCCCTCGGTGATGACCGTGGTGCCGTCGCTGGAGACGTCGTAGTTGGCGCCGCCGCCGAGCTGCACCAGCGCCGGCCGTGTGTAGCTGGTCCACACCGAGGCGCGGTACACGGCATTGCCGGCGCCCGGGCGGTAGTTCAGGAACACGCTCGGCAGCGGCACGTCGTAGCTGGTGCGGTTACTGCTGAAGAAGCCGGGCAGTTCGTTGCCGTTGGCGTCTTCGGGCATGGTCCAGAAGGTGTTGCGGATGCTGGTGTGCTCGAAGCGCACGCCCGGGATCACTTCCAGGTCGCCGCTGCGGAAGGTGGCCATTGCATACGCAGAGGTGACCGCCTCGTCGCCGCGCATGGTCGCGCAGTTCTGGTTGTTGATCGCCAGGCTGCCGCAGGTGTCGAAGCTGGCCGCGGTCAGGTGCTGGGCGATCATCGCCTTCAACCCGCCGTTGCTGAGCTTGACCGTCGGCCACGCGTACTTGCCCGGGTACACCGAATCGTACTGGCCGACCACCAGGCCGGTGTCGCGCAGCAGCGTGCCGTCGGTGAACTTGCTGTTGGTCCAGTCGCGCGAGGTGAAGTCGCGGGAGCTGTCGACGTACTTCACGCCGAACTGGATGTTGCTCAGCGCGCCCTGGTCGAAGTCGTAGCGCACGTCGAACTTGGCGCCGCCCTTGGTCTGGCCGCTGTAGGACTTGGTCAACTGGCCGTAGCGGCGCGCATACAGGCCGCCGATGTCGCTGGCCTGGGCCTGGATCGCCGGGGTCAGCAGCGGCTTGGGGAAGCCTTCGCTGTCGTAGCCGGAGAAGGTGTTGGCGCCGCCGTACGGGAACTGGGTCGAAGCGTACTGGTCCACGCGCGCGGAAATTTCCACGTGGTCCGGACGATCGTTGTCGCCGTAGCTGTAGAACAGGTTCGGCGACAGCGTCCAGTTGCCCAGTTGCTTGTCGGCGCCGAACTGGAAGGTGGCCAGGTCCGCCACTTCCGGGTTGGTCTCGTACCAGTAGCGCACCGCAACACGGTTGATCTGCGGCTGGTACACGCCGGTGCTGCCGATCTGCACCAGGCTCACGTTGGCCGGCACCAGCTGGGTGTAGCCGGTGTTCTGCTCGGTCTTGGCGTAGGCGTAGGTGGCGCGCGCGTACAACTGCAGGCTCGGGTCGACGTGCCAGTCGAAGGACACGTTGCCGCCGTAGCGCTTGGTGTCGCCGGCGGAATAGCCGATGTTGGCGCCGGTGGCCATCAGCAGGTCCTGCGGATCGTAGCCGGGCGCCGGCTGGCCGCTGGCGGTGGTACGCGAGAAGTACTTGCCCGACCAGTCGCCGCGCGAGGCGGCGGCGTTGGCCACTTCGCTGTTCACGTAGTGGCGCTCGTCGTAGTACGCGCTGGTGTAGATGCCGAACTGGTTGTCGGCGCCGAACTTGGCGTGGAACTCGCCGGACGCGCCCTCGCCCAGGCCGCTGTCGCCGTAGTCGCGCGCACGGCTTTCCATGCGGCCGCTGGCGGTGACGCTGCCGCCCATCGCCTCGCTGTAGTCGAAGCCGCTGGGGGTGCGGTAGTCGATGGTGCCGCCGATCGCATCGCCGTCCATCGCCGCGGTGGAGGTCTTGTTCAACACGATGGTCTGCAGGCCCGACGGCGGCAGCAGGCTCAGTTGCACGCTGCGGCTGTAGGGCAGGCCCTGGGCGACGTTGACGCCGTTGATCAGGTTGACGTTGTACTCGGCGTTGAGGCCGCGCACCGAGGCGAACATGCCCTCGCCGCGCGCGGCGCCGTCGACGCCGCCGAAGTACGACTGCCCGGTGTTGACCACATTGACGCCCGGCAGCAGGCCCAGCGCCTCGGCGATGTTGTGCACGGCGGTGTACTTCAGGTCTTCGGCCGACAGCACGTTGGCCGTGTTGGTGGCCGCCATCTGCATGTCCGCGGCGTTGTAGCGGGTGACGGCGACGGTGATCTTGTCCAGGGTCTTGGCGCTGGCGTCGGACGCGGGGTTCTGCGTCTCCTGCGCATCCTGCGCCTGGGCCAAGGCCATCGGCGCGACACCGAGCAACGCTGCGGCGATCGCCCATGACAGGCGTTTGGGAAGATGGATCGAGTGCGACATGAAGAATCCGAGCGTAGGCGCGACCAACGGAATGTTCCGCAGGCCGGGCATGGTGGGGAGAGAGGCCGTGATCGTGTTCACGGCGGCGCGCATTGTTGGCGGGCGCGGCTGCAATTTGATGACAACGATGTCACCCACCGCCATCAACCATCGATCCGACGCATTTCCCGCGGAATTCGGCACAACCGCGACGATGCACGGCGCGGCGCTAGGGGGCGTGGCGCCAAGGCGAGCGCGACGCGTTGGGCGCGTCTATCCGAGTTGCGTGGAGCTGGCTGCAGGGATGCGTCGCCCGCCTCTCGGTGGGTGCGGTGCGCGGCGCAATGCCGCCGACGCGTTCCGAGACGCTAGGCGCGGCTGCGCCAGCGGTGTCCTCAGCGCGGCGTTGCGGCGGCGTCGACCTGCAACTGCGCGTGCAGGATGCGGCGGATCTCCAGGATCGCCTGCGGCGTCTCCTGCACGCTGTGGCCCGAGGTGATCACCAGTTCGGAGACCGCGCCCGGCAGATGTGCGCTGCGGTACGGCACCAGC includes:
- a CDS encoding lysophospholipid acyltransferase family protein, which gives rise to MLALERRLQDRYPHWFAGRRSRLVRPLLRGLQKWSGLDALDAFLEANRDLRGFALVQAGLDFLQARYVVGPTAAECIPARGRLLIVANHPSGALDALALLDCVGQVRRDVKIVANDFLWALEGLRDLLLPVRILGGAPSPASVRAIEQALAQEQCVIVFPAGEVSRLGWGGVADGRWRRGFLRFALRSAAPVLPVRIHARNSALFYGASALFKPAGTALLAREMFARRERRIALSLGRARALPQDLPEAELMRRLRSELYALGRSGGQAAPSEEALVAAEDPAQLAVEVASLRSLGHTLDGKQIRVGRLRAGSALLREIGRLRELTFRAVGEGTGRRLDLDDYDTWYEHIVLWDGAATRVVGAYRVARGAPVLAERGLAGFYTAELFRYGEGMLPRIAAGMELGRSFVVPDYWGSRSIDYLWQGIGAYLQDHPQVRYLFGAVSISAALPQQAREQIVAYYARYYGDASGEAASARPFPYPEAPPAFDELDADTAFKVLKGNLDALGAAVPMLYKQYTDLCEPGGARFLAFGVDPAFNDAVDGLIELDLQRIRSKKRARYLERPRNEAEVVA
- a CDS encoding TonB-dependent receptor, with the translated sequence MALAQAQDAQETQNPASDASAKTLDKITVAVTRYNAADMQMAATNTANVLSAEDLKYTAVHNIAEALGLLPGVNVVNTGQSYFGGVDGAARGEGMFASVRGLNAEYNVNLINGVNVAQGLPYSRSVQLSLLPPSGLQTIVLNKTSTAAMDGDAIGGTIDYRTPSGFDYSEAMGGSVTASGRMESRARDYGDSGLGEGASGEFHAKFGADNQFGIYTSAYYDERHYVNSEVANAAASRGDWSGKYFSRTTASGQPAPGYDPQDLLMATGANIGYSAGDTKRYGGNVSFDWHVDPSLQLYARATYAYAKTEQNTGYTQLVPANVSLVQIGSTGVYQPQINRVAVRYWYETNPEVADLATFQFGADKQLGNWTLSPNLFYSYGDNDRPDHVEISARVDQYASTQFPYGGANTFSGYDSEGFPKPLLTPAIQAQASDIGGLYARRYGQLTKSYSGQTKGGAKFDVRYDFDQGALSNIQFGVKYVDSSRDFTSRDWTNSKFTDGTLLRDTGLVVGQYDSVYPGKYAWPTVKLSNGGLKAMIAQHLTAASFDTCGSLAINNQNCATMRGDEAVTSAYAMATFRSGDLEVIPGVRFEHTSIRNTFWTMPEDANGNELPGFFSSNRTSYDVPLPSVFLNYRPGAGNAVYRASVWTSYTRPALVQLGGGANYDVSSDGTTVITEGNPDLKPIKSLNVDLSGEWDNGHGGHAMLAGYYKRLTDYIYESGSDPANAGSSAGAGNVRYVRPQNGGDGKVLGFEAAVRQTLQGMPAPLDGFGIGANLTRQTTRVDLGMDGFHDERIQNAPDLMANAELFYEKGPLSVNLAYHYSGEYVSVYDYYNRGATWDDLWVKPITRVDLHVGYTFNEHLRADLSVANLTNRLSYWAHVGRNSTAISDIVDAGRTALLNVKYTF
- a CDS encoding Ca2+-dependent phosphoinositide-specific phospholipase C; protein product: MCSALLLVWLALIGLPGAVSAAAAPATVPIDGLRLDQVQLLGSHNSYRPVPTAQVRQRLQAHDAAEWPALAYGHPSLQAQLALGLRQLELDVAADPHGGLYAAPYARADAATRARMHAPGAKVLHQPGLDYASHCLRFRDCLAILAAWSRAHPRHAPLVVLVNAVDFDPVPGLWPHRAAFDANDLDALDRDIIEVVGRARLIVPDDVRGAAPSLRDAVLAHAWPRVAQARGRMLFVLDGNPRHEALYRQEHPSLRGRMMFGWYAPDQPEAAVLSIEDPLAEAARIRALVAQGFVVRTRADAEGREARAHDRRRAQAALDAGAQWISTDYYAGAPDPQQLHYWLGIATGLRCDRITADCGATAP
- a CDS encoding histidine-type phosphatase encodes the protein MLWVALVVATLGAQARPAPKTVPVPALQVEKVWMLFRHGVRAPLPGEAAAAALAPQPWPVWDTPPSLLTAHGRTAVERSGDYTRQWLLRDGVLPAQGCPADGAVSIYANTDQRTIVSAELLADTLAPGCHLQAGHQAEGSDDPLFRPVEAGAVEFDAAAAVASIQRQTGGPGAVLAPYARELRTMQQILGCTDTCDFVHMPSSLTPGGNGRSLALHGPLDLTSGTAEVFILQYAEGMPLDQVGWGRATPARIAAVSRLHALLFEIYARPQYMAARAGAPLAHRLLDTLGTADAPRLSVLVASDTHIAALSGLLDLHFHLPGFGRDDAPPGGALVVEQVRDARNGQRYVRVRYQAQSLDQLRALTPLSLRHPPLLQTLQIPGCSDSATGLCPLPKFQSLLQAALQRRG
- the metK gene encoding methionine adenosyltransferase — its product is MSSYLFTSESVSEGHPDKIADQISDAVLDAILTQDKRARVACETLVKTGVAIVAGEITTSAWIDLEALTRKVILDIGYNSSDVGFDGETCGVLNLIGKQSPDINQGVDRKKPEEQGAGDQGLMFGYATRETDSFMPAAIHLSHRLVEQQAKVRKKKNSPLAWLRPDAKSQVTLRYEDGVATAIDAVVLSTQHDPDIKQKHLVEAVREEILKPVLPAKWLHKGTKFHINPTGKFVIGGPVGDCGLTGRKIIVDTYGGWARHGGGAFSGKDPSKVDRSAAYAARYVAKNVVAAGLADRCEVQVSYAIGVAEPTSISVTTFGTGKIADDKIEKLIRKHFDLRPFGIIQMLDLIHPMYQQTASYGHFGRTPKAFTYTDGTGAQHQATAFSWEKTDRAEALRADAKLK